Proteins found in one Triticum aestivum cultivar Chinese Spring chromosome 4D, IWGSC CS RefSeq v2.1, whole genome shotgun sequence genomic segment:
- the LOC123098544 gene encoding non-specific lipid transfer protein GPI-anchored 13 yields the protein MAAKAVQWPVMVVVVMMGAAVASVGADMDADRSECAEQLVGLAPCLQYVQGQARSPAPDCCGGLSQVLDKSPKCLCVLVKDKDDPNLGIKINASLALALPSACGNTKANVSHCPQLLHLPPNSKDAAIFSPGGDKGTAAAPAKDNTASTANSRAQQAASAGTASSTATAGVALAALLAGYLALLLPADFLATAATF from the exons ATGGCGGCGAAGGCGGTGCAGTGgccggtgatggtggtggtggtgatgatgggggCGGCGGTGGCTAGCGTGGGAGCGGACATGGACGCGGACCGGAGCGAGTGCGCAGAGCAGCTGGTGGGGCTGGCGCCGTGTCTGCAGTACGTGCAGGGGCAGGCGCGGTCGCCGGCGCCGGACTGCTGCGGCGGGCTGAGCCAGGTGCTGGACAAGAGCCCCAAGTGCCTGTGCGTGCTGGTCAAGGACAAGGACGACCCCAACCTGGGCATCAAGATCAACGCCTCCCTCGCGCTCGCCCTCCCCTCCGCCTGCGGCAACACCAAGGCCAACGTCTCCCACTGCCCAC AGCTGCTGCACCTCCCTCCGAACTCCAAGGACGCCGCCATCTTCAGCCCCGGCGGCGACAAGGGCACCGCTGCAGCTCCAG CCAAGGACAACACGGCGTCGACGGCCAACTCCCGCGCGCAGCAGGCGGCCAGCGCCGGCACCGCCTCCTCGACAGCGACCGCCGGCGTCGCACTGGCGGCGTTGCTCGCCGGCTACCTTGCGCTACTCCTGCCCGCGGACTTCCTGGCCACCGCCGCCACCTTCTAG